Proteins encoded within one genomic window of bacterium:
- a CDS encoding SurA N-terminal domain-containing protein produces MDANWLKKTIVFNFIFCLFSIYAFSEVIDYIMATVNGEVITYSQFKQRVFEIEEAYKTAYSGEELEKQLRDRKKSILDDLIKECLLLGEAKRENIKVDKIEIEKMVNTAKSKFKSLDDFYDALRNEGLTLETLEEKYKKNLMIKKIIQFKVNSKVRIEPYEISQYYQAHQKDFLEPEQVKIRQILIKIEDNEKVAEQTANELLERIKGGEDMAREGEDLGFINVSELLPELGVATSKLKVNEIADLVKTQTGYHIIRLEGRKLSKVRKLSEVRDEIYRILFSRKADRIYVDLVDKLKKKADIDIKKNMGE; encoded by the coding sequence ATGGATGCGAACTGGTTGAAAAAAACAATTGTATTTAACTTTATATTTTGCTTATTTTCTATTTATGCATTCAGCGAGGTGATTGATTATATTATGGCAACAGTCAATGGAGAGGTAATTACTTATAGTCAATTTAAGCAGCGTGTTTTTGAAATAGAAGAAGCATACAAAACGGCTTATTCCGGAGAAGAGTTGGAGAAGCAGCTGAGAGATAGGAAGAAATCGATACTGGATGATTTAATTAAAGAGTGCCTGTTATTAGGAGAAGCAAAAAGAGAGAATATTAAAGTTGACAAAATAGAGATAGAAAAAATGGTAAATACTGCAAAAAGCAAGTTTAAAAGTTTAGATGATTTTTACGACGCGTTAAGAAATGAGGGGTTAACCCTGGAAACTTTAGAGGAGAAGTATAAGAAGAATCTGATGATAAAAAAGATAATTCAATTTAAAGTTAATTCAAAGGTGAGAATAGAACCATACGAAATTAGTCAGTATTATCAGGCTCATCAGAAGGATTTTTTAGAGCCTGAACAGGTAAAGATAAGGCAGATACTTATCAAGATAGAAGATAACGAGAAAGTAGCTGAACAAACAGCAAATGAACTTCTGGAAAGAATTAAAGGCGGAGAGGACATGGCCAGGGAAGGAGAAGATCTTGGTTTTATTAATGTGAGCGAATTACTGCCTGAACTGGGCGTGGCAACATCAAAATTAAAAGTTAACGAGATTGCAGATTTAGTTAAAACACAGACAGGGTATCATATTATAAGATTAGAAGGAAGAAAGCTATCAAAGGTGAGAAAATTATCAGAGGTTAGAGATGAGATATATAGAATTCTATTTAGTAGGAAAGCAGACAGGATATATGTTGATTTGGTAGATAAGCTTAAAAAGAAAGCAGATATTGATATTAAAAAGAATATGGGAGAATGA